The Pseudofrankia sp. DC12 region TGGGCTTCCAGCTCGCGGAGCTCAGCGTCGATCTCAGCCAGGGGCCTGGGCGGCGTGTACACATAGAAGTGCCTGGTGAAGGGGATCTCGTAGCCGACCTTGGTCTTTTGGTGGTCGATCCAGGCGTCGGGGACGTGGGGGGTGACCTCGCGGGCGAAGTAGGTCTCGATGTCCTCGTCGAGGGGGACGTTCTCGAAGTCGCGCAGGTCCGGGTCGGGCAGCGGGGCGCCCGTCCTGTCGCGCTGCACCTCGCCCTCGGGATCGGAGACCGCGACCGCGCCCCAGAACGCCTTGAGATGCGCCGCGGTACCCGGCAGGCTCGCTCCCCCGGCCATCGCGGCACCGAGCAGCGCGGCCGTCGCCTCGTCCTTCGTCCACCAGACGGAACCGATCGCGTCGCGCAGCGCCTCGACCAGCCTCTCGCGACCGTCCCACTTCAGCAGCGCCTTCGCCTCGGTGAGGGCGAGCAACGTGTCCTCGCTGATCTCGAAACGCTGCCTGAGCGGCCGCTCGACGGTGATCCGGTGATAGCCGAAGTCGCGCGTGCCGAAGATCTTCACCTTGGCGTGGTCCGGATGCGCGGGCTCGGCGGCTACCTCCAACGCACGGCCGTACAGCGTCGTGATGTGGGTGATCTGGGCGGCGGAGATCTGCTTGCGCTTGTCCCCCAGGGACTTGCGCATCTTCTCCCACTGGTCGCGGGCGTCGAGCAGGATCACCTTGCCGGCCAGCTTCGCCGGCTTGCGGTTCGAGAGGATCCAGAAGTACGTCGAGATCCCGGTGTTGTAGAAGAGCTGGTCAGGCAGGGCGACGATGCCTTCGAGCCAGTCGCGCTCCAGAATCCACTGGCGGATCCTCGACTCGCCGGACTCGGCCGCCCCGGTGAACAGTGGCGAGCCGTTGAAGACGATCGCGAGGCGGGCGCCCTTGCCCTCGGCGTTCTCCATCTTCGAGATCATGTGCTGGAGGAACAGGAACGACCCGTCGTTGATGCGCGGCAGGCCGGCGCCGAACCGGCCGGCGTACCCGAGCTCGGCCTCCCCCTCGACCTCGTCCTTGACCTTCTTCCACTCCACGCCGAACGGCGGGTTGGCGAGCATGTAGTCGAACCGCCGGCCGGGGAACCGGTCCTCGCTGAACGAGTTGCCGAGCGCGATGTCCCCACTCTGGTTACGCAGCAGCATCTCCGACTGGCAGATCGCCCAGGACTCCGGGTTGACCTCCTGGCCGTTGAGGAAGACGTTGACGCCCGGGTTCATGCTTCGCAGATGGTCGGCGGCGGCGGTCAGCATGCCGCCGGTCCCGCAGGAGGGGTCGTAGACATTGATCACCTGGCCCGGCCCGGCGACGGTGTCGGCGTCCGGGGCGACGAGCAGGTTGACCATCAGCTCGATGACCTCACGGGGAGTGAAGTGCTCACCGGCGGTCTCGTTCGAGTCCTCCGCGAACTTGCGGATCAGGTGCTCGAAGACGTAGCCCATGTCGTGGCTCGACAGGCTGCCGAGGTCCGTCATCTGCTTGAACCGGCCGACAACCTGGTACAGCAGCTTCGCGCTGGCGAGCCTGCCGATCTGGTTGTCCAGACCGAAGGCCTCCAGAACGGCCCGCACGTTCGGCGAGAAGCCGTTCACATAGTCCCGAAGGTTCTTCGCCACGACCGTCTGGTTGGTGGAGTCGGCGGCGACCGTCGCGAAATCCTGCTGGGAGACGTTGTAGAACTGCCGCCCGGCGGTGCTCACCAGGACCGGGTGCTTGTTCAGGTGGGTCAGCGAAGCGTCCTTGTCGCGGACGGCCTGGCGGGTGTCGGCCATGACCGCGTCGAGGCGCCGCATCAGCGTGAACGGAAGGATCACGCCGCCGTACTCGTGCCGCTTGTAGTCGCCGCGCAGCAGGTCGGCCACCGCCCAGATGTCGGCGGCCATCTTGGAGTGACTGGGCCCGGGGGAAGTCACAGGTTCTCCTCTTGGTCTTCCTGCGTCGGCATGGGTCGAGGGGGCGGTGTCAGGCGGCGGCAGCGCTCATCGGCACCGCGCCGCGAGCCGTCGAGGTGTCGATCTGTCCGGTCACCGCGGCCATGACGAGCGCCTGCCGGTATTCCATCAGCCTGGCCAGCTGCCGGTCGACGAGCTCGGACCGCCTGCGCTGTAGCTCGTCCTGCTCGTCCAGCAGGCCGGCGAGGATCTCCTGGTCGCGCGAAGGCGGAAGCGCGAACCTGAACGAACCGATCTGGTCGCCGCTGATATGCGGAACGGACACGCCGGTCGTCTCGCCTTCCAGCGCCAGCCTGAAATGGCTGGAGCCAAGCACCCACCGCAGGTATCGAGTCGACGCGGCGCCGCGCGGGCGAAGGCACGCCACCCGCTGCAACAGCAGCGCCGGAGTATCGCGCTCACGGATCAGCGCGACCCTCGTACCGCCGCCGATCCACGTGCGGTCCATACCGACAACCAGGTCGTCGACGCGCAGGTGGAAGCGGCTCTCGACCGGCCGCGCCCGAGCGTCCCAGGACACGGTCTCAGCGTCCCAGCCGACCCGGCCGATCCCGACGTTGATGCCGCGCAGCAGCCGCGTCCCGCCCTCCTGCCGGAAGTTCGCGCTGTCGAACGCGAAGCCCGGGGTGATGCTGAACAGGTGCGACACCTTCGCCGCATCCCAGTCGCCGCCGTCCGCGCCCGACCCGATCTCCGCCAGGGATTCGCGGACGCCGGCGACGACGCCGTCGACGATCTGACTGGAGCGGCTCTCGCTCAGCGCCCGGTAGCTCCTGCGTAGCTGGGCTATGCGATCGATCCGCGCGGTCTCGGCGTCGAGGAGGTCGGCGATGCGGCGCTGCTCGCCGAGCG contains the following coding sequences:
- a CDS encoding class I SAM-dependent DNA methyltransferase, coding for MAADIWAVADLLRGDYKRHEYGGVILPFTLMRRLDAVMADTRQAVRDKDASLTHLNKHPVLVSTAGRQFYNVSQQDFATVAADSTNQTVVAKNLRDYVNGFSPNVRAVLEAFGLDNQIGRLASAKLLYQVVGRFKQMTDLGSLSSHDMGYVFEHLIRKFAEDSNETAGEHFTPREVIELMVNLLVAPDADTVAGPGQVINVYDPSCGTGGMLTAAADHLRSMNPGVNVFLNGQEVNPESWAICQSEMLLRNQSGDIALGNSFSEDRFPGRRFDYMLANPPFGVEWKKVKDEVEGEAELGYAGRFGAGLPRINDGSFLFLQHMISKMENAEGKGARLAIVFNGSPLFTGAAESGESRIRQWILERDWLEGIVALPDQLFYNTGISTYFWILSNRKPAKLAGKVILLDARDQWEKMRKSLGDKRKQISAAQITHITTLYGRALEVAAEPAHPDHAKVKIFGTRDFGYHRITVERPLRQRFEISEDTLLALTEAKALLKWDGRERLVEALRDAIGSVWWTKDEATAALLGAAMAGGASLPGTAAHLKAFWGAVAVSDPEGEVQRDRTGAPLPDPDLRDFENVPLDEDIETYFAREVTPHVPDAWIDHQKTKVGYEIPFTRHFYVYTPPRPLAEIDAELRELEAQIQKLLGEVTS
- a CDS encoding restriction endonuclease subunit S; translation: MSTGLGMALPAAWSWLPLKFAAAQLGRGTAPNYVDDGLTRVIGQASNQLSGLDWQRTRLHGHEGSPRLLKGYLCPDDVLINSTGNGTLGRVGYFEGGPDGRPCIADGHITVVRARREVIEPRYLYYWLGSSLFYDYIYASLVVGATNQIELYLERLAAAPVALPPLGEQRRIADLLDAETARIDRIAQLRRSYRALSESRSSQIVDGVVAGVRESLAEIGSGADGGDWDAAKVSHLFSITPGFAFDSANFRQEGGTRLLRGINVGIGRVGWDAETVSWDARARPVESRFHLRVDDLVVGMDRTWIGGGTRVALIRERDTPALLLQRVACLRPRGAASTRYLRWVLGSSHFRLALEGETTGVSVPHISGDQIGSFRFALPPSRDQEILAGLLDEQDELQRRRSELVDRQLARLMEYRQALVMAAVTGQIDTSTARGAVPMSAAAA